In the genome of Capra hircus breed San Clemente chromosome 5, ASM170441v1, whole genome shotgun sequence, one region contains:
- the LLPH gene encoding protein LLP homolog: MAKSLRSKWKRKMRAEKRKKNAPKELSRLKNILKIDGDVLMKDVQEIATVVEPKHCQEKTQCVVKDETDDMKMETDIKRNKKTLLDQHGQYPIWMNQRQRKRLKAKRERKKGKSKVKAMKAAKGLTW; encoded by the exons ATGGCTAAAAGTTTACGGAGTAAGTGGAAAAGGAAGATGCgtgctgaaaagagaaaaaagaacgcCCCAAAGGAGCTCAGCagacttaaaaatattcttaaaatagatGGTGATGTTTTAATGAAAGACGTTCAAGAGATAGCAACTGTGGTAGAACCCAAACATTGTCAAGAGAAAACGCAGTGTGTGGTGAAGGATGAAACAG ATGACATGAAAATGGAGACTGAtattaagagaaacaaaaagactCTTCTAGACCAGCATGGGCAGTACCCCATATGGATGAACCAGAGGCAAAGGAAAAGGCTGAAAGCAAAgcgagagagaaagaagggaaaaagcaaagtaaaagcCATGAAGGCAGCAAAGGGTTTGACCTGGTAG
- the TMBIM4 gene encoding protein lifeguard 4, producing MADLDPRYPCSSIEDDFNYGSCVASASVHIRMAFLRKVYSILSLQVLLTTVTSAIFLYFDSIRTFVHESPALILVLTLGSLGLILALTVNRHKHPLNLYLLFGFTLLESLTVAFVVTFYDVYVVLQAFILTCAVFLGLTVYTLQSKRDFSKFGAGLFAGLWILCLSGTLRLFFYSETVELVLAAGGALLFCGFIIYDTHSLMHRLSPEEYVLAAINLYLDIINLFLHLLRVLEAVNKK from the exons ATGGCGGACCTTGACCCCCGCTACCCCTGCTCCTCCATCGAGGATGACTTCAACTATGGCAGCTGCGTGGCCTCCGCCAGCGTGCACATCCGAATGG CCTTTCTAAGAAAAGTCTACAGCATCCTTTCTCTGCAAGTTCTCTTAACTACTGTGACATCGGCGATTTTTTTATACTTTGATTCTATACGGACATTTGTGCATGAAAG TCCTGCCttaattttggtgttgaccctTGGATCCTTGGGTTTGATTTTAGCCTTGACTGTAAACAGACATAAGCATCCCCTTAACCTATACCTGCTTTTTGGATTT ACACTGTTGGAATCTCTGACTGTGGCCTTCGTTG TTACCTTCTATGATGTGTATGTTGTCCTGCAAGCTTTCATACTGACTTGTGCAGTATTTCTTGGTTTGACTGTATATACTTTACAGTCTAAGAGAGATTTCAGCAAATTTGGAGCAGG actGTTTGCTGGTTTGTGGATTTTGTGTTTGTCAGGAACCTTGAGG TTGTTTTTTTACAGTGAGACAGTGGAGTTGGTCTTGGCTGCTGGGGGAGCCCTTCTTTTCTGCGGATTCATCATCTATGACACACACTCACTGATGCACAGGCTGTCACCTGAAGAGTATGTATTAGCTGCCATCAACCTCTACTTGGATATCATCAATCTCTTCTTGCACCTGTTACGGGTTTTGGAAGCAGTTAATAAAAAGTGA